The following proteins come from a genomic window of Paucimonas lemoignei:
- the dxr gene encoding 1-deoxy-D-xylulose 5-phosphate reductoisomerase, producing MSRPQQVTVLGATGSVGLSTLDVIARHPDLYQVFALTGFTRQSELLALCIKHTPQFAVLPTQEAARKLQDDLAVAGLDTRVLVGEGGLCEVAAHSQVDTVLAAIVGAAGLRPTMAAVEAGKKVLLANKEALVMSGALFMQAVRQSGAVLLPIDSEHNAIFQCLPVDYTRGLVPVGVRRILLTGSGGPFRQTPLDQLSDVTPEQACAHPNWSMGRKISVDSASMVNKGLELIEACWLFDARPDQIEVVIHPQSVIHSMVDYVDGSVLAQLGNPDMRTPIAHALAWPARIDSGVAPLDLFSIARLDFEAPDEQRFPCLRLARQAAEAGNSAPAMLNAANEVAVQAFLDRRIRYPEIASMIDEVLNHEPVVALADLGAVFEVDSKARVLAEQWLGRNGR from the coding sequence GTGAGTCGTCCCCAACAGGTTACCGTTCTTGGCGCTACCGGTTCGGTGGGCCTGAGCACCCTCGACGTCATCGCTCGTCATCCTGACCTCTATCAAGTGTTCGCCCTGACCGGCTTTACCCGGCAAAGCGAGTTACTTGCGTTGTGCATCAAGCACACGCCGCAGTTCGCTGTGTTACCTACTCAAGAAGCCGCGCGCAAGTTGCAGGATGATCTGGCAGTCGCCGGTCTTGACACTCGCGTGCTGGTGGGGGAGGGCGGCCTTTGTGAGGTGGCCGCTCATTCGCAGGTCGATACCGTGCTGGCCGCCATCGTGGGAGCGGCGGGTTTGCGCCCGACCATGGCGGCGGTCGAGGCGGGCAAGAAAGTCCTGCTGGCCAACAAGGAAGCGCTGGTGATGTCCGGCGCTCTGTTCATGCAGGCGGTACGACAAAGCGGTGCGGTCCTGCTGCCAATCGACAGCGAGCACAACGCGATCTTCCAGTGCCTGCCAGTGGACTACACCCGCGGGCTCGTCCCGGTGGGCGTTCGGCGGATTCTGCTGACCGGTTCCGGCGGGCCGTTTCGCCAGACGCCGCTTGACCAGCTCAGTGATGTCACGCCTGAGCAGGCCTGTGCTCATCCGAACTGGTCGATGGGTCGCAAAATCTCCGTCGATTCGGCGAGCATGGTCAACAAAGGGCTGGAGTTGATCGAGGCTTGCTGGTTGTTTGATGCAAGGCCTGACCAGATTGAAGTGGTCATCCACCCGCAAAGTGTCATTCATTCCATGGTCGATTACGTGGATGGCTCGGTGTTGGCTCAGTTGGGCAACCCGGATATGCGCACGCCTATCGCCCACGCGCTGGCATGGCCTGCGCGGATTGATTCGGGCGTTGCTCCGTTGGATCTTTTCAGCATTGCCAGGCTTGATTTTGAAGCCCCCGATGAGCAGCGCTTCCCTTGTCTGCGTCTTGCGCGGCAAGCTGCAGAGGCAGGTAACAGCGCACCGGCCATGCTGAACGCAGCCAATGAAGTCGCCGTTCAGGCATTTCTTGACCGGCGCATCCGCTATCCGGAAATCGCGAGTATGATCGACGAGGTTTTGAATCATGAGCCTGTGGTCGCGCTTGCCGACCTGGGTGCGGTGTTCGAAGTGGATTCAAAAGCGCGCGTTCTGGCAGAGCAATGGCTTGGTCGCAATGGGCGTTAA
- the cdsA gene encoding phosphatidate cytidylyltransferase — MLKQRIITALILLPVALCGFFLLAGASFALFIGLVVTLGAWEWARLAGFPAQSARIAYAAVVAGLLFLLYLMPGLAPWVLVAAVIWWAVATWLVLTFPASSGHWSSAACKLVIGLLILLPAWQGLILIKQWPLGNWLILSVMVLVWGADIGAYFSGKAFGKRKLAPKVSPGKSWEGVYGGLLTCLVITVLVGVVRGWSASQFVFGLLGAAIVVFISVVGDLTESMFKRQSGIKDSSNLLPGHGGVLDRIDSLTAAIPVFAVLLWAADWGVL, encoded by the coding sequence ATGCTGAAACAACGGATCATCACGGCACTTATTCTGTTGCCAGTCGCGCTGTGCGGCTTTTTCCTGCTCGCTGGGGCAAGCTTTGCACTGTTCATTGGCCTGGTGGTTACTCTGGGTGCCTGGGAATGGGCGCGACTGGCAGGCTTTCCTGCGCAGTCGGCGCGTATTGCCTATGCGGCGGTGGTTGCCGGGTTGCTGTTCCTGCTGTACCTGATGCCAGGCCTGGCTCCTTGGGTGCTGGTGGCTGCTGTTATCTGGTGGGCGGTGGCGACCTGGTTGGTACTCACCTTTCCCGCGTCCAGCGGTCACTGGTCAAGTGCTGCGTGCAAGCTGGTCATTGGTCTGCTGATTCTGCTGCCTGCCTGGCAAGGGCTGATACTTATCAAGCAATGGCCTTTGGGCAACTGGCTGATTCTGTCGGTCATGGTGCTGGTATGGGGCGCAGACATTGGTGCCTACTTTTCCGGCAAGGCTTTCGGCAAGCGCAAGCTGGCGCCGAAGGTCAGCCCCGGCAAGAGCTGGGAAGGTGTTTACGGCGGTTTGCTCACCTGTCTGGTGATCACTGTGTTGGTAGGTGTCGTGCGTGGCTGGTCTGCATCCCAATTCGTGTTTGGTTTGCTGGGTGCTGCGATTGTCGTTTTCATCTCCGTGGTGGGCGATCTGACCGAAAGCATGTTCAAGCGCCAGTCCGGTATCAAGGACAGCAGCAATCTGTTGCCAGGGCATGGCGGTGTGCTGGATCGCATCGACAGCCTGACAGCGGCCATCCCCGTATTTGCCGTGCTGCTGTGGGCTGCTGACTGGGGCGTGCTGTGA